One Triplophysa dalaica isolate WHDGS20190420 chromosome 1, ASM1584641v1, whole genome shotgun sequence DNA segment encodes these proteins:
- the LOC130425611 gene encoding NLR family CARD domain-containing protein 3-like isoform X2, which produces MERNEYVAPASPSCLSLNSDKSWDRLLDFSNEKDKIKVEPNCGLCKQVMRDPVFITCGHSFCRHCITNHWDKNEHCENIYCPKCRTRFRTQPALQPHNIMTESCPASSAHCSTTDELFDTESHMQPASQQPVVDVLQQVKTAHKNKMKDKYESFFEGIKSQKNEIMLKSIYTELYITEEEKEDLNDPHEVLQLEKAPRAKQVQDTPIICNDIFKPLSEIRQEDRRKYNNGRIRTVLTKGIAGIGKTVSVQKFILDWAEGNANQDVDFMFVLPFRALNLSIDQQYNLYGLLLKFHPELNEMDVQKFNTCKVVFIFDGLDENRISLVFSDCGKVSDMTMTSSLCLLITNLIKGELLPDSHIWITSRPAAANQIPSKYINRMTEIHGFKDSQKEDYFKKKISDPDQADRIIQHIKTSRSLHIMCGIPVFCWVSAAVLQNVLEKHDSTEIPKTLTEMYIHFLLIQTNISKQKYDEGDGRVANKVLDTNREEILKFAKLAFRQLINSNPMFYEEDLIECGIDPADALYSGVFKETLKWESVFHQKKVFCFLHLSFQEFLAALYVFYSFLVKNFDALQDFLEGKLKGGRSDKHNLFWLLKITVDKIMQSKDGHLDLFLRFLLGISLESNQRLLQDILPYTERNIESTEKTIQNIRDKITNIRTNSEHLSADRAINLFLCLLEMNDQSLYKEIEMFLKSDKCSQRLSPAHCSAIAYMLQISEQVLDEVDLKAYNTTEEGRKRLLPALRNSRKALLASCNLKYQCCESVASALQSANSHLKELDLSNNDLQDLGAKLLSDGLKSSNCQLEILRLAICSLTDESCENMVSVLQSTNSILRELDLSNNDLQDSGVELLSDGLQSSQCQLKILRLSGCMVTEKGCFYLASALNSNPSHLRELDLSYNHPGDQGVKLLSARLEDPHSKLENLNVQHGGEFRIKAALQKYACELSLDLNTINEHLSLSEENRKVMIVDEKIPYPDHSERFEAWPQVLTREPLTGRCYWEIVSSGEKWVGVAVTYKGIKRKGVTDECCFGFNDKSWSLNCFNDEYYAWHDHISSDIPAPSSRTKRIGVYLDWQAGTVSLYSISETRTLTHLHTFQSKFTEHVYAGFRVYDSVTLC; this is translated from the exons ATGGAGAGAAATGAATATGTCGCACCTGCGTCACCCAGTTGTTTGTCTCTAAACAGTGATAAGTCTTGGGATCGTCTTCTAGATTTCAG CAATGAGAAAGATAAGATCAAGGTTGAGCCCAACTGTGGATTATGCAAACAAGttatgagagatccagtctttATTACCTGTGGGCACAGTTTTTGCAGACATTGTATCACCAATCACTGGGATAAGAATGAACATTGTGAAAACATTTACTGTCCCAAGTGCAGAACGAGATTCAGAACACAGCCTGCTCTACAGCCACACAATATCATGACAGAATCCTGTCCTGCTAGTTCTGCTCATTGCAGCACCACAGACGAGCTGTTTGACACAGAATCACATATGCAGCCTGCTTCTCAGCAGCCAGTGGTAGATGTTTTGCAACAGGTCAAAACagctcacaaaaacaaaatgaaggaCAAGTATGAGAGCTTTTTCGAAGGAATAAAATCACAGAAGAATGAAATCATGCTGAAAAGCATCTACACAGAGCTTTACATCACagaggaagaaaaagaagacTTGAATGATCCGCATGAAGTCTTGCAGTTGGAGAAAGCACCTAGGGCAAAACAGGTACAGGACACACCAATCATTTGCAATGACATCTTCAAACCGTTATCTGAAATAAGACAAGAAGACAGAAGAAAGTACAACAATGGAAGAATTAGGACTGTGCTTACTAAAGGCATTgctggaattggaaaaacagtctctgtgcagaagttcattctggactggGCAGAAGGAAATGCCAATCAGGATGTAGACTTCATGTTTGTGCTGCCATTTCGAGCTCTAAACTTAAGTATAGATCAACAGTACAATCTATATGGACTCCTGCTTAAATTTCATCCAGAACTTAACGAGATGGATGTACAAAAATTTAATACGTGTAAAGTTGTTttcatctttgatggtctggatgAAAACAGAATTTCACTCGTGTTTTCAGATTGTGGGAAAGTTTCTGATATGACTATGACGTCCTCATTATGTTTGTTAATAACAAACCTTATCAAGGGAGAGCTGCTCCCGGATTCTCACATCTGGATAACttccagaccagcagcagccaatcagatcccCTCTAAATACATCAACAGGATGACAGAGATTCACGGGTTTAAAGACAGTCAGAAGGAGGACTATTTCAAGAAGAAAATTAGTGATCCAGATCAAGCCGATAGAATCATCCAACACATTAAGACGTCAAGAAGTCTGCATATAATGTGTGGCATACCAGTCTTCTGTTGGGTCTCCGCCGCTGTGCTTCAGAACGTTCTGGAAAAACATGACAGTACAGAAATCCCTAAAACACTAACAGAAATGTACATACATTTTCTGTTGATTCAGACAAATATAAGTAAGCAGAAGTACGATGAAGGAGATGGAAGAGTTGCAAACAAAGTCCTGGACACAAACAGGGAAGAGATTCTTAAATTTGCTAAACTGGCATTCAGACAGCTGATAAATTCCAACCCCATGTTCTATGAGGAGGACCTGATAGAGTGTGGCATTGATCCTGCAGATGCCTTGTATTCTGGGGTCTTCAAAGAGACGTTGAAGTGGGAGTCTGTGTTTCATCAGAAGAAGGTCTTCTGCTTCCTACATTTGAGTTTTCAGGAGTTTCTTGCTGCACTGTATGTGTTTTACTCGTTTTTAGTCAAGAACTTCGATGCACTGCAGGATTTTCTGGAAGGAAAATTAAAGGGAGGGAGGTCTGACAAGCACAATCTGTTTTGGCTTCTGAAAATCACTGTTGATAAAATCATGCAGAGTAAAGACGGACATCTAGATCTTTTCCTCAGATTTCTGCTGGGCATCTCACTGGAGTCCAACCAGAGACTTTTGCAGGATATTTTGCCATACACTGAGAGGAACATTGAGAGCACAGAAAAAACCATCCAGAACATAAGGGACAAAATCACAAATATAAGAACCAATTCAGAGCATCTCTCGGCTGACCGAGCCATCAATCTTTTTCTCTGTCTGCTTGAGATGAATGACCAGTCTCTGTACAAGGAGATTGAGATGTTTCTGAAATCGGATAAATGTTCACAGAGGCTCTCCCCTGCACACTGCTCGGCTATAGCCTATATGCTTCAGATATCAGAACAGGTTCTGGATGAGGTGGACCTCAAGGCCTACAACACAACAGAGGAGGGCAGAAAGAGACTCTTACCAGCATTGAGAAATAGCAGAAAAGCTCT ACTGGCTAGTTGCAATCTGAAGTATCAGTGCTGTGAAAGTGTGGCCTCAGCTCTACAATCAGCAAATTCTCACCTGAAAGAGCTGGACTTGAGTAACAACGACCTGCAGGATTTAGGAGCAAAGTTactctctgatggactgaagagTTCAAACTGTCAACTGGAAATACTAAG ATTGGCAATATGTAGTCTCACTGATGAGAGCTGTGAAAATATGGTGTCTGTTCTACAATCAACAAACTCTAtcctgagagagctggacctgagtaacaatgacCTGCAGGACTCAGGGGTGGAGCTACTCTCTGATGGACTTCAGAGTTCACAATGTCAACTGAAGATACTTAG ATTATCTGGCTGCATGGTTACAGAGAAAGGCTGTTTTTATCTGGCTTCAGCACTAAATTCGAACCCATCGCATCTGAGAGAACTGGATCTTAGCTACAATCACCCAGGAGACcaaggagtgaagctgctctctgcaAGACTGGAGGATCCACACAGCAAACTAGAGAACCTCAA TGTACAACATGGGGGAGAGTTTAGGATTAAAGCTGCGCTCCAAAAAT ATGCATGTGAGCTCAGCCTTGACCTTAACACAATAAACGaacatctctctctgtctgaggAGAACAGAAAGGTGATGATTGTGGATGAGAAGATACCATATCCTGATCATTCAGAGAGATTTGAGGCTTGGCCTCAGGTTCTGACCAGAGAGCCTCTCactggacgctgttactgggagatTGTGTCAAGTGGGGAAAAGTGGGTTGGTGTAGCAGTGACATACAAAGGAATTAAGAGGAAAGGTGTTACTGATGAGTGTTGTTTTGGATTCAATGACAAGTCCTGGAGTCTGAATTGCTTTAATGATGAATACTATGCATGGCATGATCATATCAGCTCTGACATTCCTGCTCCTTCCTCCCGTACTAAAAGAATAGGAGTATATCTGGACTGGCAGGCTGGTACAGTTTCGTTGTACAGCATCTCTGagacacgcacactcacacacttgcacacattCCAGTCCAAATTCACTGAGCATGTCTATGCTGGCTTTAGGGTTTATGACTCAGTTACTTTGTGTTAA
- the LOC130425611 gene encoding NACHT, LRR and PYD domains-containing protein 12-like isoform X1, with protein MERNEYVAPASPSCLSLNSDKSWDRLLDFSNEKDKIKVEPNCGLCKQVMRDPVFITCGHSFCRHCITNHWDKNEHCENIYCPKCRTRFRTQPALQPHNIMTESCPASSAHCSTTDELFDTESHMQPASQQPVVDVLQQVKTAHKNKMKDKYESFFEGIKSQKNEIMLKSIYTELYITEEEKEDLNDPHEVLQLEKAPRAKQVQDTPIICNDIFKPLSEIRQEDRRKYNNGRIRTVLTKGIAGIGKTVSVQKFILDWAEGNANQDVDFMFVLPFRALNLSIDQQYNLYGLLLKFHPELNEMDVQKFNTCKVVFIFDGLDENRISLVFSDCGKVSDMTMTSSLCLLITNLIKGELLPDSHIWITSRPAAANQIPSKYINRMTEIHGFKDSQKEDYFKKKISDPDQADRIIQHIKTSRSLHIMCGIPVFCWVSAAVLQNVLEKHDSTEIPKTLTEMYIHFLLIQTNISKQKYDEGDGRVANKVLDTNREEILKFAKLAFRQLINSNPMFYEEDLIECGIDPADALYSGVFKETLKWESVFHQKKVFCFLHLSFQEFLAALYVFYSFLVKNFDALQDFLEGKLKGGRSDKHNLFWLLKITVDKIMQSKDGHLDLFLRFLLGISLESNQRLLQDILPYTERNIESTEKTIQNIRDKITNIRTNSEHLSADRAINLFLCLLEMNDQSLYKEIEMFLKSDKCSQRLSPAHCSAIAYMLQISEQVLDEVDLKAYNTTEEGRKRLLPALRNSRKALLASCNLKYQCCESVASALQSANSHLKELDLSNNDLQDLGAKLLSDGLKSSNCQLEILRLAICSLTDESCENMVSVLQSTNSILRELDLSNNDLQDSGVELLSDGLQSSQCQLKILRLSSCNLTDLCCENVASVLQSENSTLIELDLSNNDLQDSGVKLLSEGLKSPHCQIEILRLSGCMVTEKGCFYLASALNSNPSHLRELDLSYNHPGDQGVKLLSARLEDPHSKLENLNVQHGGEFRIKAALQKYACELSLDLNTINEHLSLSEENRKVMIVDEKIPYPDHSERFEAWPQVLTREPLTGRCYWEIVSSGEKWVGVAVTYKGIKRKGVTDECCFGFNDKSWSLNCFNDEYYAWHDHISSDIPAPSSRTKRIGVYLDWQAGTVSLYSISETRTLTHLHTFQSKFTEHVYAGFRVYDSVTLC; from the exons ATGGAGAGAAATGAATATGTCGCACCTGCGTCACCCAGTTGTTTGTCTCTAAACAGTGATAAGTCTTGGGATCGTCTTCTAGATTTCAG CAATGAGAAAGATAAGATCAAGGTTGAGCCCAACTGTGGATTATGCAAACAAGttatgagagatccagtctttATTACCTGTGGGCACAGTTTTTGCAGACATTGTATCACCAATCACTGGGATAAGAATGAACATTGTGAAAACATTTACTGTCCCAAGTGCAGAACGAGATTCAGAACACAGCCTGCTCTACAGCCACACAATATCATGACAGAATCCTGTCCTGCTAGTTCTGCTCATTGCAGCACCACAGACGAGCTGTTTGACACAGAATCACATATGCAGCCTGCTTCTCAGCAGCCAGTGGTAGATGTTTTGCAACAGGTCAAAACagctcacaaaaacaaaatgaaggaCAAGTATGAGAGCTTTTTCGAAGGAATAAAATCACAGAAGAATGAAATCATGCTGAAAAGCATCTACACAGAGCTTTACATCACagaggaagaaaaagaagacTTGAATGATCCGCATGAAGTCTTGCAGTTGGAGAAAGCACCTAGGGCAAAACAGGTACAGGACACACCAATCATTTGCAATGACATCTTCAAACCGTTATCTGAAATAAGACAAGAAGACAGAAGAAAGTACAACAATGGAAGAATTAGGACTGTGCTTACTAAAGGCATTgctggaattggaaaaacagtctctgtgcagaagttcattctggactggGCAGAAGGAAATGCCAATCAGGATGTAGACTTCATGTTTGTGCTGCCATTTCGAGCTCTAAACTTAAGTATAGATCAACAGTACAATCTATATGGACTCCTGCTTAAATTTCATCCAGAACTTAACGAGATGGATGTACAAAAATTTAATACGTGTAAAGTTGTTttcatctttgatggtctggatgAAAACAGAATTTCACTCGTGTTTTCAGATTGTGGGAAAGTTTCTGATATGACTATGACGTCCTCATTATGTTTGTTAATAACAAACCTTATCAAGGGAGAGCTGCTCCCGGATTCTCACATCTGGATAACttccagaccagcagcagccaatcagatcccCTCTAAATACATCAACAGGATGACAGAGATTCACGGGTTTAAAGACAGTCAGAAGGAGGACTATTTCAAGAAGAAAATTAGTGATCCAGATCAAGCCGATAGAATCATCCAACACATTAAGACGTCAAGAAGTCTGCATATAATGTGTGGCATACCAGTCTTCTGTTGGGTCTCCGCCGCTGTGCTTCAGAACGTTCTGGAAAAACATGACAGTACAGAAATCCCTAAAACACTAACAGAAATGTACATACATTTTCTGTTGATTCAGACAAATATAAGTAAGCAGAAGTACGATGAAGGAGATGGAAGAGTTGCAAACAAAGTCCTGGACACAAACAGGGAAGAGATTCTTAAATTTGCTAAACTGGCATTCAGACAGCTGATAAATTCCAACCCCATGTTCTATGAGGAGGACCTGATAGAGTGTGGCATTGATCCTGCAGATGCCTTGTATTCTGGGGTCTTCAAAGAGACGTTGAAGTGGGAGTCTGTGTTTCATCAGAAGAAGGTCTTCTGCTTCCTACATTTGAGTTTTCAGGAGTTTCTTGCTGCACTGTATGTGTTTTACTCGTTTTTAGTCAAGAACTTCGATGCACTGCAGGATTTTCTGGAAGGAAAATTAAAGGGAGGGAGGTCTGACAAGCACAATCTGTTTTGGCTTCTGAAAATCACTGTTGATAAAATCATGCAGAGTAAAGACGGACATCTAGATCTTTTCCTCAGATTTCTGCTGGGCATCTCACTGGAGTCCAACCAGAGACTTTTGCAGGATATTTTGCCATACACTGAGAGGAACATTGAGAGCACAGAAAAAACCATCCAGAACATAAGGGACAAAATCACAAATATAAGAACCAATTCAGAGCATCTCTCGGCTGACCGAGCCATCAATCTTTTTCTCTGTCTGCTTGAGATGAATGACCAGTCTCTGTACAAGGAGATTGAGATGTTTCTGAAATCGGATAAATGTTCACAGAGGCTCTCCCCTGCACACTGCTCGGCTATAGCCTATATGCTTCAGATATCAGAACAGGTTCTGGATGAGGTGGACCTCAAGGCCTACAACACAACAGAGGAGGGCAGAAAGAGACTCTTACCAGCATTGAGAAATAGCAGAAAAGCTCT ACTGGCTAGTTGCAATCTGAAGTATCAGTGCTGTGAAAGTGTGGCCTCAGCTCTACAATCAGCAAATTCTCACCTGAAAGAGCTGGACTTGAGTAACAACGACCTGCAGGATTTAGGAGCAAAGTTactctctgatggactgaagagTTCAAACTGTCAACTGGAAATACTAAG ATTGGCAATATGTAGTCTCACTGATGAGAGCTGTGAAAATATGGTGTCTGTTCTACAATCAACAAACTCTAtcctgagagagctggacctgagtaacaatgacCTGCAGGACTCAGGGGTGGAGCTACTCTCTGATGGACTTCAGAGTTCACAATGTCAACTGAAGATACTTAG gCTGTCAAGCTGTAATCTAACTGATCTGTGCTGTGAGAATGTAGCCTCCGTTCTGCAATCAGAAAACTCCACCTTGAtagagctggacctgagtaacaatgacTTACAAGACTCAGGAGTAAAGCTGCTTTCTGAAGGACTAAAGAGTCCTCACTGTCAGATAGAGATACTGAG ATTATCTGGCTGCATGGTTACAGAGAAAGGCTGTTTTTATCTGGCTTCAGCACTAAATTCGAACCCATCGCATCTGAGAGAACTGGATCTTAGCTACAATCACCCAGGAGACcaaggagtgaagctgctctctgcaAGACTGGAGGATCCACACAGCAAACTAGAGAACCTCAA TGTACAACATGGGGGAGAGTTTAGGATTAAAGCTGCGCTCCAAAAAT ATGCATGTGAGCTCAGCCTTGACCTTAACACAATAAACGaacatctctctctgtctgaggAGAACAGAAAGGTGATGATTGTGGATGAGAAGATACCATATCCTGATCATTCAGAGAGATTTGAGGCTTGGCCTCAGGTTCTGACCAGAGAGCCTCTCactggacgctgttactgggagatTGTGTCAAGTGGGGAAAAGTGGGTTGGTGTAGCAGTGACATACAAAGGAATTAAGAGGAAAGGTGTTACTGATGAGTGTTGTTTTGGATTCAATGACAAGTCCTGGAGTCTGAATTGCTTTAATGATGAATACTATGCATGGCATGATCATATCAGCTCTGACATTCCTGCTCCTTCCTCCCGTACTAAAAGAATAGGAGTATATCTGGACTGGCAGGCTGGTACAGTTTCGTTGTACAGCATCTCTGagacacgcacactcacacacttgcacacattCCAGTCCAAATTCACTGAGCATGTCTATGCTGGCTTTAGGGTTTATGACTCAGTTACTTTGTGTTAA